A single Silvibacterium dinghuense DNA region contains:
- a CDS encoding TonB-dependent receptor, which yields MTARCCASSSIRWMRWLLALLVLFLPHLLSAQLDQGALVGTVTDPQGAVVPHAAVQLRNLDTNFTVQAATDDSGVYVFQPIKVGHYAVTVTAQGFATETKTGLEVQVGGRLQANIHLKVGSTTESVSVNADDTPLMQTQDASTGQTMTQQQINAIPLNQRNYVFLAQLSSGVTNSNGSRGQGNGDFIANGQRATQNNFILDGVDNNANSIDFLNGASYNVKPPPDALQEFSVVTSDSSAQFGHSAGAVVNASIKSGTNQFHGDVWEYIRNNDLGQASPTEWASGVTSPTTVQPYHQNQFGFTFGGPFIRNKLFFFGDYEGNRIIEDSPSITSVPTALMRSDPGNFSEELTPNLNGLSTPRYIYEPHSDGGATGTDYLGSACGNAINVMCASEISPIAEKIFLAAYPAPNTGPAGQTYNNYAWSQATTDNTNQFDVRVDYNLSAKDQIFGRVSWSHEDRYVAAPLGPVFDGGGTDNDGYFKNYDKNAVFSWNHVFSPNFVNQARFSYNWGLFSWYQQSYNNGSLDAEYGLGGLAPYDASKGNGGLAQIYTSEFNEIGPPNFQPSPEGQNVYQIIDDATRVLGNHSLKFGVEFQNIRYSVYQPTFGTGAYNYGGTMTALSGSATASGFGPADFFADTMSYTYTSDPTPTNNGHWYRAAYLQDDWKVSQKLTVGLGLRYDFFSSPVERNDKQAEFYPTSATNAPGASGMYIFPKSQEGIALSSSYTSALAADNITLGYTGDRGLVTPQHMNFAPRIGISYSPSDRIVFRSGFGIYYGGAENLGNYVNLGANYPYDIEQEWYITSCTVASCPDDTIKLATGPAAGASALTAPTLTGWDRKVKTSYTMNQNLSVQYGITHNTTATISYVGAESRHLADVVWPDGWTALEPPGVSGQATEPYPTFNGNIHQLIFGAIGNYNSLQAKLERRFSNGLSFLTSYTWAHSLDDAREPLPSNNDGGDRMYPVFGVRIDYGNSPFDVREKFNLSGTYELPFGVGRKYLNHRGWADTLAGGWDATALFRTQDGFPFTVSSNTSTVNGAGAYPYLISDPFKGGGTAPASNPTITCPAKVRTRANWYNPCAFADPPLASSVTQEITGAANILPYLGSPRSQISGPGWQRVDMTLTKNFTTFREQYLQFRADVYNLFNTPAWGTPSNTSTSNIGGQITGTAFLGNYSPDPRFLQLALKYYF from the coding sequence ATGACTGCAAGATGCTGTGCTTCTTCCTCTATCCGCTGGATGCGCTGGCTGCTCGCGCTCCTCGTGCTGTTCCTTCCTCATCTGCTCTCCGCGCAGCTTGACCAGGGTGCTCTTGTCGGCACCGTCACCGATCCGCAGGGGGCAGTGGTTCCTCATGCCGCGGTGCAGCTGCGCAATCTCGATACCAACTTCACGGTCCAGGCCGCAACCGATGACAGCGGCGTGTACGTGTTTCAGCCGATCAAGGTCGGCCACTATGCCGTGACGGTGACCGCGCAGGGCTTTGCCACCGAGACCAAGACTGGTCTCGAAGTGCAGGTGGGCGGACGCCTTCAGGCGAATATTCACCTGAAGGTCGGCAGCACCACGGAGTCTGTATCCGTGAATGCCGACGACACGCCGCTGATGCAGACGCAGGATGCCTCCACCGGGCAGACCATGACGCAACAGCAGATCAATGCCATCCCGCTCAACCAGCGCAACTATGTTTTCCTCGCACAACTCTCGAGCGGCGTGACGAACTCGAACGGTTCGCGCGGGCAGGGCAATGGCGACTTCATCGCCAACGGTCAGCGCGCCACACAGAACAACTTCATCCTCGACGGCGTGGATAACAACGCCAACTCGATCGACTTCCTCAACGGCGCGAGCTACAACGTGAAGCCTCCTCCGGATGCGCTGCAGGAGTTCAGCGTCGTGACCTCGGACTCGAGCGCGCAGTTCGGCCACTCGGCCGGCGCGGTGGTGAATGCCAGCATCAAGTCGGGCACCAACCAGTTCCACGGCGACGTGTGGGAATACATCCGCAACAACGATCTGGGCCAGGCTTCGCCGACGGAATGGGCCTCGGGCGTGACCTCGCCGACCACTGTGCAGCCCTATCACCAGAACCAGTTCGGCTTTACCTTCGGCGGTCCGTTTATCCGGAATAAGCTGTTCTTCTTTGGCGATTATGAAGGCAATCGCATCATTGAAGACTCGCCTTCGATCACCAGCGTGCCCACGGCTCTGATGCGCAGCGATCCGGGTAACTTCTCCGAGGAGCTAACGCCGAATCTCAATGGCCTCTCGACGCCGCGGTATATCTATGAGCCGCACAGCGACGGCGGTGCCACCGGAACGGACTATCTCGGCAGCGCCTGCGGCAATGCGATCAACGTGATGTGCGCTTCGGAGATCAGCCCGATCGCCGAGAAGATCTTCCTCGCGGCTTATCCTGCGCCGAACACCGGCCCGGCGGGGCAGACCTACAATAACTACGCGTGGAGCCAGGCGACTACCGATAACACGAACCAGTTCGATGTTCGCGTCGATTATAACCTCAGCGCCAAGGATCAGATCTTTGGGCGCGTGAGCTGGTCCCATGAGGATCGCTATGTTGCCGCTCCGCTCGGGCCGGTCTTCGATGGCGGCGGCACGGACAACGACGGATACTTCAAGAACTACGACAAGAATGCGGTCTTCAGCTGGAACCATGTGTTCTCGCCAAACTTTGTGAACCAGGCTCGTTTCTCCTATAACTGGGGACTCTTCTCCTGGTATCAGCAGAGCTATAACAACGGTTCGCTCGATGCGGAATACGGTCTCGGTGGTCTTGCGCCGTATGATGCGTCGAAGGGGAACGGCGGCCTGGCGCAGATTTATACCTCGGAGTTCAACGAGATCGGGCCTCCGAACTTCCAGCCTTCTCCGGAAGGGCAGAATGTCTACCAGATCATCGACGATGCCACGCGCGTGCTGGGCAATCACTCGCTCAAGTTCGGCGTGGAATTCCAGAACATCCGTTATTCGGTCTATCAGCCGACCTTCGGAACCGGCGCCTATAACTATGGCGGAACGATGACGGCGCTCTCCGGCAGCGCTACGGCTTCAGGCTTTGGTCCGGCGGACTTCTTTGCCGATACGATGAGCTACACCTATACCTCCGATCCCACGCCAACCAACAATGGCCACTGGTACCGTGCGGCCTATCTGCAGGATGACTGGAAGGTGAGCCAGAAACTCACGGTCGGACTGGGCCTGCGCTATGACTTCTTCTCCTCGCCTGTGGAGCGCAACGACAAGCAGGCGGAGTTCTATCCGACGAGTGCAACGAATGCTCCCGGAGCTTCGGGCATGTATATCTTCCCGAAATCGCAGGAGGGCATCGCGCTCAGCTCGAGTTATACCTCGGCGCTCGCGGCCGATAACATCACCCTCGGCTATACCGGCGATCGTGGCCTGGTGACGCCGCAACACATGAACTTTGCTCCGCGCATCGGCATCTCCTACTCGCCGTCCGACCGCATCGTCTTCCGTTCGGGCTTCGGTATCTACTACGGCGGTGCGGAGAACCTGGGCAACTATGTGAACCTTGGCGCGAACTATCCCTATGACATCGAGCAGGAGTGGTACATCACCAGCTGCACCGTGGCGAGCTGCCCGGATGACACGATCAAGCTGGCGACCGGCCCCGCGGCAGGAGCATCGGCTCTGACTGCTCCGACGCTGACAGGCTGGGATCGCAAAGTGAAGACCAGCTACACCATGAACCAGAACCTGAGCGTGCAGTACGGCATCACGCACAACACCACGGCAACCATCAGCTATGTGGGCGCGGAATCGCGTCACCTGGCCGACGTGGTGTGGCCGGATGGATGGACGGCGCTCGAGCCGCCCGGCGTCAGCGGACAGGCGACCGAGCCTTATCCGACCTTCAACGGCAATATCCACCAGCTCATCTTCGGTGCGATCGGCAACTACAACTCGCTGCAGGCCAAGCTCGAGCGGCGCTTCTCGAATGGCCTGAGCTTCCTCACCTCCTACACCTGGGCGCACAGCCTGGACGATGCGCGCGAGCCGCTGCCCAGCAACAACGACGGCGGCGACCGCATGTATCCGGTTTTTGGCGTGCGCATCGACTACGGCAACTCGCCCTTCGATGTTCGGGAGAAATTCAACCTCTCCGGCACCTATGAGCTGCCCTTCGGTGTAGGACGCAAATATCTGAACCATCGCGGCTGGGCAGACACCCTCGCGGGCGGATGGGATGCGACAGCGCTCTTCCGCACGCAGGATGGCTTCCCGTTCACGGTGTCGTCGAATACCTCGACGGTGAATGGCGCGGGTGCCTATCCCTACCTGATCAGCGACCCCTTCAAAGGCGGCGGTACGGCACCGGCCAGCAACCCGACGATCACCTGCCCGGCAAAGGTAAGAACCCGCGCGAACTGGTACAACCCGTGCGCCTTCGCAGATCCTCCGCTGGCCAGCTCGGTCACGCAGGAGATTACCGGAGCGGCGAATATCCTTCCCTATCTCGGCAGCCCGCGCTCGCAGATTTCAGGCCCAGGATGGCAGCGCGTGGATATGACCCTGACCAAGAACTTCACCACGTTCCGCGAACAGTATCTGCAGTTCCGCGCCGATGTTTATAACCTCTTCAACACGCCCGCCTGGGGAACGCCGTCGAATACGTCGACGTCGAACATCGGCGGTCAGATTACAGGCACGGCATTCCTGGGCAATTATTCGCCCGATCCGCGCTTTCTCCAGTTGGCTCTGAAGTATTACTTCTGA
- a CDS encoding DUF6496 domain-containing protein, which translates to MAIKKKAAKKAPAKKSAVKKRAVKKSVVKKAAGKKTAGKKTAAKKSAVKKSPARKSAAKKTARRKTAAKKSGTRKYSAGASKSVEREIKAMKKGQLKSGRSGKKVTSRKQAIAIGLSEARKRGARVPALRSR; encoded by the coding sequence ATGGCAATCAAGAAAAAGGCAGCGAAGAAGGCTCCGGCGAAGAAATCCGCGGTAAAGAAGAGAGCCGTCAAGAAGAGTGTGGTGAAAAAAGCAGCAGGCAAGAAGACCGCAGGGAAAAAGACGGCAGCCAAAAAGAGTGCCGTGAAGAAATCCCCCGCCAGAAAGAGCGCAGCGAAGAAAACCGCACGCCGGAAGACAGCGGCAAAAAAGAGCGGAACCCGGAAATACAGTGCCGGCGCATCGAAATCAGTCGAGCGCGAGATCAAGGCAATGAAGAAGGGTCAGCTGAAGTCGGGCCGTAGCGGCAAGAAGGTCACCAGCCGCAAACAGGCTATCGCCATTGGGCTTTCCGAGGCACGAAAGAGAGGGGCCAGGGTCCCCGCACTCCGGTCACGCTGA
- the serA gene encoding phosphoglycerate dehydrogenase translates to MKIVLAEKVSPATLAVFQSEPDWKIVTHDQIKDGLPAELADADGLVVRSAVQVDDALLASAPRLRVIGRAGVGVDNIDADAATRRGIVVMNTPGANAIAVAELTIGLMLALARQLPKANATMHAGKWEKKSLQGVELRNKKLGILGLGRIGLEVARRARSFGMEIIGHDPFVSAAVARENAIQLVSVEELFRDADYLSLHVGLTPQTSGIINAKTLATMKKGVRIVNCARGELIVEADLAEALKSGHVGGAALDVFHKEPLKDSPFFNLENVILTPHIAGSTNEAQEAVGVQIALQVREYLKLGVVQNAVNLPSLSHEEYVELAPYITLADRLGSFLSHFAEGNLESLRISYNGRISEGKTDLIRNSAIEGLLGHSEGVNRINATAVAEERGIRVSEEKKPTASGGAGNVLKLTAHTQSGEVFASGTVLHGTSARLLNLNGIDVEAPLEGNLLVLRNQDVPGVIGRIGTILGDFQTNIANFALGRAVRGSAVPEGTALAVIQVDGDLDETALRALRKVEAIAEVRVAALGEKPLLALAD, encoded by the coding sequence ATGAAGATCGTTCTCGCCGAGAAAGTTTCCCCGGCTACCCTTGCTGTCTTCCAGAGTGAGCCGGATTGGAAAATCGTTACCCACGACCAGATCAAAGACGGTCTCCCCGCTGAGCTTGCCGATGCCGACGGCCTTGTTGTGCGCTCCGCTGTGCAGGTGGATGACGCGCTGCTCGCCTCTGCGCCCAGGCTGCGCGTGATCGGCCGTGCCGGTGTCGGCGTGGACAACATCGATGCCGACGCCGCTACCCGCCGCGGCATCGTGGTGATGAACACTCCTGGCGCGAATGCTATCGCTGTCGCCGAGCTGACCATCGGTCTGATGCTTGCGCTTGCCCGCCAGCTGCCCAAGGCGAATGCCACCATGCACGCCGGCAAGTGGGAGAAGAAGTCGCTGCAGGGTGTGGAACTGCGCAACAAGAAGCTCGGCATCCTCGGTCTCGGCCGCATCGGTCTTGAGGTCGCACGCCGCGCCCGCAGCTTCGGCATGGAGATCATTGGGCACGATCCCTTCGTCTCCGCCGCTGTTGCGCGCGAGAACGCGATCCAGCTCGTTTCGGTCGAAGAGCTCTTCCGCGACGCGGACTACCTCTCGCTGCACGTCGGTCTTACGCCGCAGACCTCCGGCATCATCAATGCGAAGACGCTTGCCACGATGAAGAAGGGCGTGCGCATTGTGAACTGCGCCCGCGGCGAGCTGATTGTGGAAGCCGATCTGGCCGAGGCCCTCAAGAGCGGTCATGTCGGCGGCGCGGCTCTCGATGTGTTTCACAAGGAGCCGCTGAAGGATTCGCCGTTCTTCAACCTCGAGAATGTCATCCTCACGCCGCACATCGCTGGCTCGACGAATGAGGCGCAGGAGGCTGTCGGCGTGCAGATCGCGCTGCAGGTCCGCGAGTACCTCAAGCTCGGCGTAGTGCAGAATGCGGTGAACCTGCCTTCGCTCTCGCACGAGGAGTACGTGGAGCTGGCGCCCTACATCACGCTTGCCGATCGGCTGGGCTCCTTCCTTTCGCACTTCGCCGAAGGCAACCTCGAGAGCCTGCGCATCTCTTATAACGGCCGCATCAGCGAAGGGAAGACCGACCTCATCCGCAACAGCGCGATCGAAGGTCTGCTCGGCCATAGCGAAGGCGTGAACCGCATCAACGCGACCGCAGTTGCCGAAGAGCGCGGCATCCGCGTCTCGGAAGAGAAGAAGCCAACCGCCTCGGGTGGCGCCGGCAACGTGCTCAAGCTCACCGCGCATACCCAGTCCGGCGAAGTCTTCGCCAGCGGGACTGTGCTGCATGGCACTTCAGCGCGCCTGCTCAACCTCAACGGCATTGACGTCGAGGCGCCGCTGGAAGGCAACCTGCTGGTGCTGCGCAACCAGGATGTTCCCGGAGTGATCGGGCGCATCGGCACCATCCTCGGCGACTTCCAGACCAACATCGCCAACTTTGCACTCGGCCGTGCCGTGCGGGGAAGCGCCGTGCCGGAAGGCACCGCTCTCGCTGTTATCCAGGTCGATGGCGATCTCGACGAGACTGCCCTGCGCGCTCTGCGCAAGGTCGAGGCGATTGCCGAGGTCCGTGTCGCCGCACTCGGCGAAAAGCCGCTGCTGGCCCTGGCCGACTAA
- a CDS encoding pyridoxal-phosphate-dependent aminotransferase family protein codes for MIRKTRLFTPGPTPLLPAAQFAMAAADIHHRTPEFRALYQRVLEQLKAFVGTKNDVLLLASSGTGAMEASVSNLTSPGDHVLVLSAGKFGERWTAITKAFGCVVDTLTAPNGETFSLAEVKAHIKPETKAVFVQATESSTGVRHDVEGIAKLIQEIGSNALLVVDAITGLGTTHFDVDGSGIDVIIGGSQKAVMIPPGLAYLALSDKAWAATETSKNPRYYFDLRKERKNALKGESSYTPAVALIAALGAALDYIAAQGGGDLAAGRKALVDNAETCAAMTRAAVEALGLKLFGPTAPAAAATAILPPESVDSGVIVKELKSRFAAVVTNGQGEMKGQIFRIAHIGFFDYMDTIAIIAALEQVAVSTLKIPNFQFGQAVAAAQKAYVEATTAKKQEAEPVGAR; via the coding sequence ATGATTCGCAAAACGCGCCTCTTTACTCCTGGTCCGACTCCTCTTCTTCCCGCTGCACAGTTTGCCATGGCGGCCGCCGACATCCACCATCGGACCCCCGAGTTCCGCGCGCTCTACCAGCGGGTGCTCGAGCAGTTGAAAGCCTTCGTCGGCACGAAGAATGACGTTCTTTTGCTTGCCTCTTCCGGTACCGGTGCGATGGAAGCCTCGGTCTCGAACCTCACCTCGCCCGGCGATCATGTCCTGGTGCTCTCGGCCGGCAAGTTCGGCGAGCGCTGGACGGCGATCACCAAGGCCTTCGGCTGCGTGGTCGACACGCTGACCGCGCCCAACGGTGAGACCTTCTCGCTCGCGGAGGTGAAGGCTCATATCAAGCCCGAGACCAAGGCCGTCTTCGTGCAGGCCACCGAGTCCTCGACCGGCGTCCGCCACGATGTTGAAGGCATTGCGAAGCTCATCCAGGAGATCGGCAGCAACGCGCTGCTGGTCGTCGACGCGATCACCGGCCTCGGCACCACGCACTTCGATGTGGACGGCTCTGGCATCGACGTCATCATCGGCGGCTCGCAGAAGGCGGTCATGATTCCTCCGGGCCTCGCCTACCTCGCGCTGAGCGACAAGGCCTGGGCCGCGACCGAGACCTCGAAGAATCCGCGCTATTACTTCGATCTGCGCAAGGAGCGCAAGAACGCCCTCAAGGGCGAGTCGTCCTACACGCCGGCTGTCGCGCTGATCGCCGCGCTGGGCGCCGCGCTCGACTACATCGCCGCGCAGGGCGGAGGCGATCTCGCCGCCGGCCGCAAGGCGCTGGTGGATAACGCCGAGACCTGCGCCGCGATGACCCGCGCCGCTGTCGAAGCCCTGGGCCTCAAGCTCTTCGGGCCTACGGCTCCGGCTGCCGCGGCTACCGCGATTCTTCCGCCGGAGAGCGTCGATTCCGGCGTGATTGTCAAGGAGCTCAAGAGCCGCTTCGCCGCGGTCGTGACCAACGGCCAGGGCGAGATGAAGGGCCAGATCTTCCGCATCGCGCACATCGGCTTCTTCGACTACATGGATACCATCGCCATCATCGCTGCGCTTGAGCAGGTGGCCGTCTCGACATTGAAGATTCCGAACTTCCAGTTCGGGCAGGCTGTCGCTGCTGCGCAGAAGGCATACGTGGAAGCGACAACAGCCAAGAAGCAGGAAGCAGAACCGGTAGGCGCCCGATAG
- a CDS encoding GatB/YqeY domain-containing protein gives MSTSGIAQQIEKDVIASMKARDSERVSTLRMVKTAIKNKEIEKRSPLDDNEVLQVLTTLIKQRRESIDQFTKGNRPELAAKEAEEITVIEAYMPKAAGEEEIRALVTETLAELAVSGDDLGPKQMGLAMKAVQARIQAKGLRADGKQVSEIVKNALSK, from the coding sequence ATGAGTACTTCCGGCATAGCGCAGCAGATTGAAAAAGACGTAATTGCATCCATGAAGGCACGCGATAGCGAACGCGTATCGACGCTGCGCATGGTAAAGACCGCGATCAAGAACAAAGAGATCGAAAAACGGTCGCCGCTTGACGACAACGAAGTGCTGCAGGTGCTCACCACGCTGATCAAGCAGCGCAGGGAGTCCATCGACCAGTTCACCAAGGGCAACCGCCCGGAGCTGGCAGCGAAGGAAGCCGAAGAGATCACCGTCATCGAGGCATACATGCCCAAGGCCGCGGGCGAAGAAGAAATTCGCGCGCTGGTCACCGAGACGCTGGCCGAGCTGGCCGTCTCCGGCGACGATCTTGGACCGAAACAGATGGGCCTCGCCATGAAGGCCGTACAGGCGCGTATCCAGGCAAAGGGTCTGCGTGCCGACGGCAAGCAGGTAAGCGAGATCGTCAAAAACGCGCTCTCTAAGTAG
- a CDS encoding ribonuclease HI family protein, whose protein sequence is MGSNALVTAYCDGGSRGNPGPSGYGVFIEGEAGETVAELSEYLGKRTNNFAEYSGLLAALDFAVREGHRRMRVVADSELMVKQIQGKYRVNSPDLKPLYEEAKRRIARLDFFEIRHVLRNKNKEADRLANEAMDRGQGRTVNIAAPAPAAPRPSSSGPVAPRPIAADPVMPEPEVRPRTAGEAGGIVVAPIRAGSTTQPAPEAPKTYRGLVKGGVIHLVEGNLPDGIFVRITPERR, encoded by the coding sequence GTGGGCTCAAACGCTCTCGTCACCGCCTATTGCGACGGCGGCTCCCGCGGCAACCCCGGCCCCTCGGGGTATGGCGTTTTTATCGAAGGCGAGGCCGGCGAGACGGTCGCGGAGCTGAGCGAATACCTGGGTAAGCGCACCAACAACTTCGCCGAGTACTCGGGTCTGCTGGCTGCCCTCGATTTTGCCGTCCGCGAAGGCCATCGCCGCATGCGCGTGGTCGCCGACTCCGAGCTGATGGTCAAGCAGATTCAGGGCAAATACCGCGTCAACAGCCCCGATCTCAAGCCGCTCTATGAGGAGGCCAAGCGCCGCATTGCCCGCCTCGACTTCTTCGAGATCCGTCACGTCCTTCGCAATAAGAACAAGGAAGCGGACCGGCTGGCCAACGAGGCGATGGATCGCGGGCAGGGACGGACGGTGAACATTGCCGCGCCGGCTCCAGCCGCACCCCGCCCTTCCAGTTCCGGCCCTGTTGCACCGCGCCCGATCGCCGCCGATCCTGTGATGCCGGAGCCCGAAGTCCGTCCGCGTACCGCAGGCGAGGCCGGAGGGATCGTGGTTGCTCCGATTCGCGCCGGCAGTACTACGCAGCCCGCGCCGGAAGCGCCCAAAACCTATCGTGGCCTGGTGAAGGGCGGCGTAATCCATCTGGTCGAAGGCAACCTTCCTGATGGCATCTTCGTCCGCATCACGCCGGAACGGCGATAA
- a CDS encoding RNA polymerase sigma factor produces the protein MSADALRFVSPFASSANSGPSAAPQPAKIQSSRGMLTDPQARASEMELIREAQQGSRAAFDALVRQYDQAVLRLALHLTGSEQDAEDIHQEAFLKAYRYLGNFRFECSFYTWIYRIVTNLCLDLLRRRKSRREDQAVMVDSSGEEMDLLSNVSDDRAGANPDRELHRKILGSKIREALDQLTPRERMVFELKHYQGLKLRTIGEMLNTTEETAKNTLFRATRKLRANLAEMR, from the coding sequence ATGTCTGCTGACGCCCTCCGTTTCGTTTCCCCCTTCGCCTCATCGGCCAACTCCGGACCGTCGGCAGCACCACAGCCGGCAAAGATACAATCTTCGCGAGGGATGCTGACCGATCCACAGGCCCGCGCAAGCGAGATGGAATTGATCCGCGAGGCGCAACAGGGTTCGCGCGCAGCGTTTGACGCTCTGGTGCGTCAATATGATCAGGCGGTGCTAAGGCTGGCACTTCACCTGACGGGATCCGAGCAGGACGCCGAAGATATCCACCAGGAGGCATTCCTCAAGGCCTATCGCTATCTGGGCAACTTCCGCTTCGAGTGCTCGTTCTACACCTGGATCTACCGGATCGTCACGAACCTGTGCCTCGACCTGCTGCGGCGGAGAAAATCGCGGCGCGAGGACCAGGCGGTCATGGTGGACTCTTCAGGCGAAGAGATGGACCTGCTCAGCAATGTCTCCGATGACCGGGCGGGTGCGAATCCGGACCGCGAACTGCACCGCAAGATACTCGGATCGAAGATCCGCGAGGCACTGGATCAGCTCACACCGCGAGAGCGGATGGTCTTCGAGCTGAAGCACTACCAGGGATTGAAGCTGAGAACCATCGGCGAGATGTTGAACACCACGGAAGAGACGGCCAAGAACACGCTCTTCCGGGCAACACGGAAGCTGCGGGCGAACCTGGCGGAGATGCGGTAA
- a CDS encoding HEAT repeat domain-containing protein yields MTMKCDAAQEQIALAVYGELADDQKHQLEQHLGVCEACRDELEGAQALMRAMALLPVEDPTPNFVARTRMRLEEALDAMPQGGWVLRVSQQFSRGVHRLRSAPVAASLLLIAGVGTGAYGGYHAGLRAHVTTPVMAATQAPAAGTTVAPETITAEPAGEESADNVASVNGILAEPGTGNVEVHYNRLVPASVHGSLNDPGIRQLLVIGAKNRVDADVRNNSVGLLANGCRTGQMCSDRLVRNELMVSLLYDDSSRVRLEALDGLQSFVADDMKVRDAVLEALMRDPSAEVRARAVELLEPVGADSSVREVLHTVAVRDDNPQIRGVSQQVLSQIEQVQ; encoded by the coding sequence ATGACCATGAAGTGCGACGCGGCACAAGAGCAAATCGCTTTGGCCGTCTACGGCGAGCTTGCCGACGACCAGAAGCACCAACTCGAGCAGCATCTCGGCGTGTGCGAAGCCTGCCGGGATGAGCTTGAGGGCGCGCAGGCCCTGATGCGGGCCATGGCGCTGTTGCCAGTAGAAGACCCCACCCCGAATTTCGTAGCGCGGACACGGATGCGCCTGGAAGAGGCACTGGACGCGATGCCGCAGGGCGGCTGGGTACTGCGGGTCTCGCAGCAGTTTTCACGCGGAGTCCACCGGCTGCGCTCCGCGCCGGTCGCAGCATCCCTGCTGCTGATCGCCGGTGTCGGCACAGGCGCCTATGGCGGATACCATGCCGGCTTGCGCGCCCACGTGACCACGCCGGTGATGGCGGCGACGCAGGCTCCCGCCGCCGGTACGACAGTGGCTCCGGAAACCATCACCGCCGAGCCCGCCGGAGAGGAAAGCGCGGATAACGTCGCCAGCGTGAACGGCATTCTCGCAGAGCCGGGAACGGGCAACGTGGAAGTGCATTACAACCGGCTGGTGCCGGCCTCCGTGCATGGATCGCTGAACGACCCGGGAATCCGGCAGCTGCTGGTGATCGGCGCGAAGAACCGGGTAGATGCCGATGTGCGCAACAACTCGGTCGGGCTGCTGGCAAACGGCTGCCGCACAGGGCAGATGTGCAGCGACCGGCTGGTGCGCAACGAACTGATGGTCTCCCTTCTCTATGACGACAGCTCGCGCGTGCGCCTGGAGGCGCTGGACGGCCTGCAGTCCTTTGTGGCCGACGACATGAAGGTGCGCGACGCGGTGCTCGAAGCGCTGATGCGCGACCCCAGTGCCGAGGTGCGGGCTCGCGCCGTCGAACTGCTCGAGCCGGTAGGCGCAGACTCGAGCGTGCGCGAGGTACTGCATACGGTAGCGGTACGTGATGACAACCCCCAGATCCGGGGCGTCTCGCAACAGGTGCTGAGCCAGATCGAACAGGTGCAGTAA
- a CDS encoding PDZ domain-containing protein: MKHLSRLVSAATAMAVLSSWGSAYAIGTGHPAAVPQSSAATSNVSGYLGIGVRDVAADRVKDLKLKDTTGAEIITLDHDAPAASAGLKLHDVVQQMNGQAIANAEQLRKLLHETPAGRNITLQISRDGQQQTISATLADQTQLEHSVLDNLTVVPDPNSDGDIALSAPSSHGYGFFGSLLFGGPSIGLQLDPLNAQLAEYFGLHDGRGLLVKRVAANSAGSAAGLKAGDVVIRVNGRNMASVSDWDKALHANRGKQVQVTIFRNHREFTMSLQDGEPKKKG, translated from the coding sequence ATGAAGCATCTTTCGAGGCTGGTGTCCGCAGCGACGGCGATGGCCGTTCTGTCCTCGTGGGGAAGCGCCTATGCCATAGGCACCGGCCATCCGGCCGCTGTTCCGCAGAGTTCCGCCGCGACCAGCAATGTATCCGGTTACCTGGGGATCGGGGTGCGCGACGTCGCCGCCGACCGGGTAAAAGACCTGAAGCTCAAGGACACCACCGGGGCGGAAATCATTACCCTCGATCACGATGCGCCCGCCGCCTCGGCAGGCCTCAAGCTGCACGATGTGGTGCAGCAGATGAACGGGCAGGCCATCGCCAATGCCGAACAACTGCGCAAACTGCTGCACGAGACCCCGGCGGGGCGGAATATCACGCTGCAGATCAGCCGTGACGGCCAGCAGCAGACCATCTCGGCAACGCTGGCCGATCAGACACAGCTCGAGCACAGCGTGCTGGACAACCTGACCGTCGTGCCCGACCCCAACTCGGATGGAGATATCGCGCTGAGCGCGCCCTCCTCCCATGGGTACGGATTCTTCGGCTCGCTGCTCTTCGGCGGCCCCTCGATCGGGCTGCAACTGGACCCTTTGAATGCACAGCTGGCGGAATACTTCGGCCTGCATGACGGCCGGGGCCTGCTGGTAAAGCGGGTCGCGGCAAACAGCGCGGGCTCGGCGGCCGGACTCAAGGCCGGCGATGTCGTGATCCGGGTGAACGGACGGAATATGGCTTCCGTGAGTGACTGGGACAAGGCACTGCACGCCAACCGCGGCAAGCAGGTGCAGGTGACCATCTTCCGCAACCACAGGGAGTTTACGATGAGCCTGCAGGACGGGGAACCGAAGAAAAAGGGCTAA